A window of Atribacteraceae bacterium genomic DNA:
GCTCAATGCCTTTGCCATGAGACTTGTGGGGGTGAAGCGGCGGCCGGAGAGCTTTCCTTTTCAGAATTATGGTTTTGAATGGGTAAGGGCATGGAGAATCTGGGTGAACTGTTGCGGGAAGCGGACTATGTCTTTCTTTGCCTACCGCTGCAGCCGGAAACCGATCGGATGATCGGGTACCGGGAATTCCGGGCAAT
This region includes:
- a CDS encoding NAD(P)-dependent oxidoreductase encodes the protein MENLGELLREADYVFLCLPLQPETDRMIGYREFRAMRRGAYLINPSRGGVDQVGRLWTRPLARGCWEEWR